Part of the bacterium genome is shown below.
CATACTTCGTTCCTCCGGTTTCGCTTTATGCACTGCTCGGCGGAATTATGTGGATTGCAAAACGCCGCAAAGAGTTAAAAGAGGAGGAACACGTATGAACCACGAATCTGTAAATCCCGTTCCCATTAAGCATAGATTTTTTACACCCGGCGTCATAGTACTCGTCATGATTGCGCTAAATGGCATTGTTTTCTTAATGGGCAGGTTTTTCTTCGGACTAGGCGCGGTTACCAATCTTAATAATCAATATCCCTGGGGATTATGGATTGGAGTGGATGTCGCCGCCGGTGTTGCTCTTGCTGCAGGAGGATTTACCACTGCCGCACTGGGTCATGTTATGCATCGTGAAGAGTATCATGCCGTTATACGTCCTGCCTTGCTGACGGCTATGTTGGGTTATACTTTTGTTGCTTTTGGAGTTTTTGTCGATATCGGAAGGTGGTATTTCATTTGGCATCCGCTGATTATGTGGAACGGCAACTCCGCTTTGTTTGAAGTAGGCATTTGTGTTATGATATATATGAGCGTTCTCTACATTGAATTTCTCCCCATTTTCACAGAAAGATTTATAGGAAAAGTTAATTTGCCCGGTGTATTGTCCGCTTTGAACAAACCTACAGATAAAATACTGAGATTTCTTGATCGTGGACTTTCAAAGACCATGTTCATATTCATAATTGCGGGTGTCGTACTCTCGACGCTTCATCAATCCTCGCTCGGCACCTTAATGGTCATTGCAGGGCCAAAGATGCATCCGCTTTGGCAAACACCGGTTCTCCCACTCTTATTTTTGCTATCTGCGGTTTCCGTTGGTTTCCCAATGGTCATTTTTGAATCTCTAATCGCTTCACGGTCACTTAAATTAAAGCCGGAAATGCACGTTCTTTCACGATTAGGATCCATGATTGCGCCTTTACTTGGAATTTATCTCGCATTCAAAATTGGCGATATCGTCATTCGAGAGACCTTTGTATATTTGGGGGAACTTAATACGGCAAGTGTTATGTTCACGATCGAAATTTTGTTTGGAGTAATTATTCCGTTACGAATGTTCCTTTCACCGAAAGTTTTAAAATCGCCCCCGTTGCTATTTACGGCATCCGGGCTGGTTGTGTTTGGAGTTCTGTTAAACCGAATTAATAATTTTGTGGTTGCTTACACTCCGCCATACTCGACGGAATCTTATTTCCCGTCCTTCGGTGAAATTTCCGTAACGGTTGGATTCGTTGCGATGCTGGTTCTAGCCTACCGTTTTATTGTCTTAAATTTTCCTGTTATAAGTTTGCCGGGCAAACAAACCGCACAGCCCACCAAATATAGCATCAGAGGGGTGGAACAATGAAAAACATTCTAATTAGTTTGTTTCTGATCGCAGCACTTTCAGCCGGAGTTAATGCACAGCAAAGCCCGGGTAAAGATCATGCCAAGCTTAGTATCAGTTGCAAAACCTGTCATACATGCGATGTACCAAAGAAAGATGAACCGTGCCTGGTCACATGTCCCCGTGAAAAAATAGTGACGATTTATCAAAAACCGGAGCAAACTCCCGAACTGATAATCATGGATCAGATATTGGATCGATACGGGCCTGTTTACTTTTCGCATAAGTTACATGCGCAAATGTCTATTATGTCCGGAGGTTGTGAGAATTGCCACCATCACAATACCTCGGGTCCCATTTTGCAGTGTAACAGCTGCCATGAATTATCACGAAAGCGGGAAGATGTCAGTTTACCTGATCTAAAGGGCGCTTATCACAGGCAATGCATGGATTGTCATCGGGAATGGAGTCATGAAACAGGTTGCAATTCGTGTCATAAATTGAAAAAAGATCTTAAGGATACGAAACAAGAAGATACTCATAAAAAGTATTTAGGAAAAGATCATCCTGTTATTTTGGAGCCGTCACACATCAGTTATGAAACCAATTCGGATAAAGGGAAGCTTGTTACATTTTATCATGACGATCATACGAAAAAATTTGGATTGTCCTGTGCCGGTTGCCATAAACAGGAAACATGCGCTAAATGTCACGACGTAAGTAAAAAATTCAATGGCAAAATAAAGTCTGCAAATGTAGACAAGTCTTTTGATGAGCAGCACAAAAACTGTATTTCATGCCACAAAGACGATAAATGCAGTTCGTGTCACAGCGATACAAAGCTTGAGCCTTTTGACCATGCGCTTAACTCCGGGTGGGCGTTGGGTAAACATCACGTGCGGCTTTCATGCGCCAAATGTCATGGATCAAAACTTCCGTATAAAAAAATCGACAATGCCTGTTTAAGCTGCCATAAAGATTGGAACAAAGATAATTTTAAACATTCGGTCACGGGCTTACAGTTAGATGAAACTCATTTTGAACTTGGTTGCGACGATTGTCATTCAGGTAATAATTATGCATTAAAACCAAACTGCACTGGCTGTCATGATAATTATGTATATCCAAAACAAAAGCCGGGAAAGTTGGTTAATAAATAATAAGATAGTTGAAGGATTAAGAATCTGAACCGTCTCTAGGAACTAGCATACCATGTTTAAACAAATAGGATTCCGCCTTATATCCGTCGTTGCGTTAGCGTCGCTGATTATTATTGGCGTATTTGCTTACTTCAATGTCAAATCGCAAAGCAGCAGCTTTATCTCGGAGGTTGAAAGACATGCTAATCAGCTGGGTGAAACGGTTGTAGCCAGCACTCGCTTTGATATGATGCTGAATCAAAGAGACAGAATTCAACAAACCATCAATTCGATAGGTAAGCAGCCGCAGATCAGAGATGTTCGGATCATCAACAAGGTCGGGGAAATAATTTATTCTTCCAATCCTGCTTATATAAATAAGATGGTCGATAAGCAGGCTGAAAGTTGTTACGCATGCCACTCGGAGGATCAGCCGCTTGAACAAATTTCGATTACTGAACGAACCAGGATATTTAAAATCCATCAAGACTCTAACCGGGTACTTGGCATAATTACCCCGATTTACAATGAACAATCCTGCTGGCAGTCTGACTGTCACGCACACCCTAAAAATCAAAAAGTTCTGGGAGTTTTGGATGTTTCTATCTCACTTGCAGAGATTGATAAAGCAATTATCACCAGAGAATGGGAAATTGTGATCTTTGCGGTTATAGCTATCATTTCGCTCGGATTATTAATCGCTCTATTTGTGCGGCGCTGGGTTTCGAATCCCGTGCATGAATTACTTAATGCAACTCAACAAGTCGGCCAGGGCAACCTGAATTGTACAATTAAGTATCTAGGCGATAATGAAATTGGAATGCTCGGCGAATCATTTAATAATATGACAAAGAAATTGTCCGAAGCAAGACTGCAGCTTTTCCAATCGGATAAAATGGCCTCGCTTGGAAGATTAGCCGCAGGCGTGGCGCATGAAATTAATAATCCGCTAACGGGTGTTCTAACTTATAGCAGTTTCCTGCTTAAGAGGACAAAAGATAATCCGGAACTCCAGGAAGATCTGAAAGTCATTGTCAGAGAAACGTTGCGTAGCAGAGAAATAGTAAAGAGCCTGTTAGATTTCGCTCGCCAGTCCGTTCCGAAGAAGGGTGTTGCGGATATAAATGCTATAATTGATAAAGCCATTGCTGTCATTGAGAAGCAGCTAACGATCAAGAAAATAAAAATTGTCAAGCAGTCTGAAAATGATCTTCCCAAAATAACGGTTGACGCAAATCAGATGCAACAAGTGTTTATTAACCTTTTTGTCAATGCATCGGACGCGATCGGAAAAGAAGGCGGTACCATAAAAGCATTCACAAAACAAATATCTCTTTCACCGTTTGGGGTCGCTCAAATAAAAAAGGCGACTTGTCCAAAACGGCACAGTCTAATCGACAATGAATTCAAGATAGACGGGCTCCCGGCATTGAAAGTTAAAGTTGTTTCTCATAAAGAGGAAGGTATAGTTCACTTTGATCCCGTATACGGAAAGCGTCGGAATCATTTTAATCCCGGTTATAAAATAGTCGCGGATACAAAATTTGTTTGCCCGGACTGCAATAGTTCCCTTGTTCCGCAGGATAAACCCTGTCCCAACTGCGGAGCTCCCGTTCTATCTTTTGAAATAAGCGGGCAAGGCGTTTACGAAGTATGTTCGTCTGAAAAGAGCGATTGGGAGAAATGGGACTTTGTTGACTCCGCCGGACTGAAAGAATATATAGAGATAAGAATTTCTGACAGCGGCAGCGGAATTAGTAAAAGTGATCTCCCGAAGATCTTTGAACCATTTTTCTCCACGAAAGGACAAAAAGGAACCGGGCTTGGTTTAGCAGTCATTTGGGGAATAATTGATAATCATGATGGAACGATCAGCGTTGAAAGTGAAGAGGGTAAAGGAACTACATTCATTATCCGTCTTCCATTGAAAGCCTAGATTATGAGCAAATCAACAAAAATATTA
Proteins encoded:
- a CDS encoding HAMP domain-containing protein — protein: MVDKQAESCYACHSEDQPLEQISITERTRIFKIHQDSNRVLGIITPIYNEQSCWQSDCHAHPKNQKVLGVLDVSISLAEIDKAIITREWEIVIFAVIAIISLGLLIALFVRRWVSNPVHELLNATQQVGQGNLNCTIKYLGDNEIGMLGESFNNMTKKLSEARLQLFQSDKMASLGRLAAGVAHEINNPLTGVLTYSSFLLKRTKDNPELQEDLKVIVRETLRSREIVKSLLDFARQSVPKKGVADINAIIDKAIAVIEKQLTIKKIKIVKQSENDLPKITVDANQMQQVFINLFVNASDAIGKEGGTIKAFTKQISLSPFGVAQIKKATCPKRHSLIDNEFKIDGLPALKVKVVSHKEEGIVHFDPVYGKRRNHFNPGYKIVADTKFVCPDCNSSLVPQDKPCPNCGAPVLSFEISGQGVYEVCSSEKSDWEKWDFVDSAGLKEYIEIRISDSGSGISKSDLPKIFEPFFSTKGQKGTGLGLAVIWGIIDNHDGTISVESEEGKGTTFIIRLPLKA
- a CDS encoding cytochrome c3 family protein, producing MKNILISLFLIAALSAGVNAQQSPGKDHAKLSISCKTCHTCDVPKKDEPCLVTCPREKIVTIYQKPEQTPELIIMDQILDRYGPVYFSHKLHAQMSIMSGGCENCHHHNTSGPILQCNSCHELSRKREDVSLPDLKGAYHRQCMDCHREWSHETGCNSCHKLKKDLKDTKQEDTHKKYLGKDHPVILEPSHISYETNSDKGKLVTFYHDDHTKKFGLSCAGCHKQETCAKCHDVSKKFNGKIKSANVDKSFDEQHKNCISCHKDDKCSSCHSDTKLEPFDHALNSGWALGKHHVRLSCAKCHGSKLPYKKIDNACLSCHKDWNKDNFKHSVTGLQLDETHFELGCDDCHSGNNYALKPNCTGCHDNYVYPKQKPGKLVNK
- the hybB gene encoding Ni/Fe-hydrogenase cytochrome b subunit, with translation MNHESVNPVPIKHRFFTPGVIVLVMIALNGIVFLMGRFFFGLGAVTNLNNQYPWGLWIGVDVAAGVALAAGGFTTAALGHVMHREEYHAVIRPALLTAMLGYTFVAFGVFVDIGRWYFIWHPLIMWNGNSALFEVGICVMIYMSVLYIEFLPIFTERFIGKVNLPGVLSALNKPTDKILRFLDRGLSKTMFIFIIAGVVLSTLHQSSLGTLMVIAGPKMHPLWQTPVLPLLFLLSAVSVGFPMVIFESLIASRSLKLKPEMHVLSRLGSMIAPLLGIYLAFKIGDIVIRETFVYLGELNTASVMFTIEILFGVIIPLRMFLSPKVLKSPPLLFTASGLVVFGVLLNRINNFVVAYTPPYSTESYFPSFGEISVTVGFVAMLVLAYRFIVLNFPVISLPGKQTAQPTKYSIRGVEQ